The genomic DNA GCAATCTTACGTTTCCGCAGGTAGAAAGGAGGTATAAGCACCTGATCGGACCACAGTCGTCTCAGGGGGTGCCGCAGCATCTCAGGCGAGCTATGTTCGATTGTGAGGAGGCTGTGAGAACAGTGGATGGGCCGAATCCGCTGGATCCGATGGGGTGTCGATCTTGTCGGTGGGGGAGGAGGAGGTGAAAGCCGGCCCTCCGTGACTGGGGGACCGGCGGCAGAGAACCCCGAGGCTCCGGCACGAACCGGGGCCCGAGCGCACCAAGGGACCGGCTTCGCCCGTCAGCTCAGCGGTACGCGGAGCCGCTCCAGAACGGAGTTCTGCGTGGACATCGTCGTCAAGGGCCGCAAGACCGAGGTTCCCGAGCGGTTTCGTCGGCATGTGGCCGAGAAGCTGAAGCTGGACAAGATCCAGAAGTTCGACGGCAAGGTGATCAGCCTTGATGTCGAGGTGTCCAAGGAGCACAACCCGCGGCTGGCCGACCGCTGCGACCGGGTGGAGATCACAGTTCACTCCCGGGGGCCCGTGGTACGCGCCGAGGCGGCCGCGGCCGACCCGTACGCAGCCCTGGACCTGGCGACGGCCAAGCTGGAGGCGAGGCTGCGCAAGCAGCACGGCAAGCGCAAGACGAGGCGGCCCGGCAAGGACCGCCGCACGGCCGCGGAAGTGGGCGACGTCGTCGCGCACGCGGCGCAGCTCACCGACGACGGGGAGCTGACGACCCCGTCGATGGAGACGACGGCGGAGAGCGAGTTGCTGCAGAGCGGCTCCCGGCTCCACCGCCGCGGACCGCTGGAGGTGGACGGCGACGGCCCGCTCGTGGTGCGGGAGAAGACGCACGCCGCCCCGCCGATGACGCTGGACCAGGCGCTCTACGAGATGGAGCTCGTGGGGCACGACTTCTATCTCTTCGTCGACTCCGACAAGAAGCTGCCCAGCGTTGTCTACCGCAGGC from Streptomyces sp. CMB-StM0423 includes the following:
- the hpf gene encoding ribosome hibernation-promoting factor, HPF/YfiA family — protein: MDIVVKGRKTEVPERFRRHVAEKLKLDKIQKFDGKVISLDVEVSKEHNPRLADRCDRVEITVHSRGPVVRAEAAAADPYAALDLATAKLEARLRKQHGKRKTRRPGKDRRTAAEVGDVVAHAAQLTDDGELTTPSMETTAESELLQSGSRLHRRGPLEVDGDGPLVVREKTHAAPPMTLDQALYEMELVGHDFYLFVDSDKKLPSVVYRRHAYDYGVIHLDPYLIEESLPDGAGGTLGG